A window from Exiguobacterium marinum DSM 16307 encodes these proteins:
- a CDS encoding heavy metal translocating P-type ATPase has product MNAPTVTHEKSHVFKRANWYEHIELIMALISGVLIVLAYITETQEGAPWIHVSLYLSAFFIGGYAKAKEGISDTIETKSLNVELLMIIAAIGAASIGYWMEGAILIFIFALSGALETYTMNKNERALESLMELQPEQATRLTTPDKLEVVHIDDLKVGDRIYVRPGERIPVDGKIVKGSASVEEAAITGESVPVDRQIGDDVFGSSVNLNGVLTIEVTKLATETLFQKIIQMVQQAQEEKSPSAQFIDRYEGRYVQIVLISVTAIILLGPFFTSWSLETSIYRGMILLVVASPCALVAAITPAALAAIASSAKHGILFKGGAHIENMGRLKAIAFDKTGTLTIGKPIVQEALISPELLEDDVNRIVSLIEEHSMHPLAEALVLYTGRHTGEMTHFKDITGSGIEATIDGTTYRVGKQKFADRSGDFFKQDVERLKEAGHTLVFISDDSRTIGAYALRDTLRPEAKVAIQRLNDLGIATIMITGDNEATARAIANEAGLTRYVAECLPEEKVSQIKTLREEYGAIGMIGDGINDAPALATADVGIAMGEGTDAALETADVVLMKNDLVRLSDAIRQSRKLNRIVLQNVVFALGVILVLIATNIFELLIMPFAVVGHEGSTILVILNGLRLLTSTWE; this is encoded by the coding sequence ATGAACGCTCCAACTGTTACACACGAAAAAAGCCACGTTTTCAAACGGGCTAACTGGTACGAACATATCGAATTGATTATGGCGCTCATTAGCGGTGTATTGATTGTACTCGCTTATATCACCGAAACACAAGAAGGAGCCCCTTGGATTCACGTCTCGCTTTATTTATCCGCCTTTTTCATCGGGGGATACGCGAAAGCTAAAGAAGGGATTTCGGACACCATTGAAACGAAATCTCTTAATGTAGAACTCCTAATGATCATCGCCGCCATCGGGGCCGCATCGATTGGATATTGGATGGAAGGCGCGATTCTCATCTTCATTTTCGCCTTATCCGGTGCGCTCGAAACATACACAATGAACAAAAACGAACGTGCGCTCGAATCTTTAATGGAACTCCAACCTGAACAAGCAACACGCCTGACAACTCCTGATAAACTTGAAGTTGTTCATATCGATGACTTGAAAGTTGGGGATCGTATTTATGTACGACCAGGTGAACGGATCCCGGTTGACGGAAAGATTGTAAAAGGTAGCGCTTCGGTGGAAGAAGCCGCCATCACAGGAGAGTCCGTCCCTGTCGATCGCCAAATCGGAGACGACGTATTCGGATCGAGCGTCAACTTGAACGGTGTATTGACAATCGAGGTGACAAAGCTCGCCACCGAGACACTGTTCCAAAAAATCATTCAAATGGTTCAACAGGCACAAGAAGAAAAATCACCGTCTGCACAGTTCATTGATCGATATGAAGGACGGTATGTTCAAATCGTGCTCATCTCCGTCACGGCGATCATCCTACTTGGACCGTTCTTTACGTCGTGGTCTCTTGAAACGAGCATCTATCGCGGCATGATCCTTCTCGTCGTCGCCTCTCCTTGTGCGCTCGTCGCCGCCATCACACCTGCTGCGTTGGCTGCCATCGCCTCTTCCGCAAAACACGGTATTCTCTTTAAGGGTGGCGCGCATATCGAGAATATGGGACGCCTAAAGGCAATTGCTTTCGATAAGACGGGGACACTCACGATTGGGAAACCTATCGTACAAGAAGCACTCATCTCTCCGGAGTTGCTTGAAGATGACGTGAACCGAATCGTTAGTTTGATTGAAGAGCATTCGATGCATCCTCTCGCCGAGGCACTCGTGTTATATACCGGGAGACATACCGGGGAGATGACACACTTCAAAGACATCACAGGTTCTGGAATTGAAGCAACAATTGACGGGACGACATATCGCGTCGGGAAACAAAAGTTCGCTGACCGCAGTGGCGATTTCTTTAAACAGGATGTCGAACGATTGAAAGAAGCTGGTCACACGCTCGTTTTCATCAGTGACGACTCGCGTACAATCGGTGCCTACGCCTTACGTGACACGCTACGACCTGAGGCGAAAGTAGCGATTCAGCGACTGAATGACCTAGGCATCGCCACCATCATGATTACCGGTGACAATGAAGCGACCGCTCGTGCCATCGCGAACGAAGCCGGATTGACACGCTACGTCGCCGAATGTTTACCGGAAGAGAAGGTTTCGCAGATTAAGACGTTACGTGAAGAATATGGGGCAATCGGGATGATCGGCGACGGAATCAACGATGCCCCCGCCCTTGCGACCGCTGATGTCGGAATCGCCATGGGCGAAGGAACGGATGCCGCACTAGAAACGGCAGATGTCGTTTTAATGAAAAATGACCTCGTCCGATTGAGCGACGCCATTCGTCAATCGCGGAAGTTGAATCGGATCGTCTTACAAAACGTCGTCTTCGCACTCGGTGTCATCCTCGTCTTGATCGCAACGAACATTTTCGAACTACTCATCATGCCGTTCGCTGTCGTAGGACATGAAGGCTCTACCATCCTTGTCATTTTGAACGGGCTTCGACTCCTCACGTCAACATGGGAGTGA
- a CDS encoding carbohydrate kinase family protein, with translation MNTIAVIGKVFVDIKGTSFAPLHKDAKNVGDITFSNGGTGRNVAQNLGVLGNDVRFVSTVTNDQIGVGVLEELRCLNVNVDGVDMLEDNGMGMWLAVMDNNGDLQTSISKQPDEARMEKAILRQIDTVFEESDAVAIDLDLSVNVLNETIELCRVMDLPLYGVCGHLSVIERNRHLLQGFTGFICSREEAEILSDMSIVTVDDALRVAEVLAMKGAPLTIVTMSELGAVYVDLRTNEQGHVPTTKVKVADSTGAGDSFFSAVISELMKRHSIEDALRLGMRIAGKVISSHENGLTQDMYASLEQPTQE, from the coding sequence ATGAATACGATTGCAGTCATCGGCAAGGTATTTGTCGATATTAAAGGGACTTCCTTCGCACCGCTCCATAAAGATGCGAAGAACGTCGGCGACATCACTTTCTCTAATGGTGGAACAGGTCGCAACGTTGCGCAAAACTTAGGAGTACTCGGCAATGATGTTCGTTTCGTCTCAACCGTTACGAACGATCAAATCGGCGTCGGTGTCCTCGAGGAATTACGTTGTTTGAACGTAAACGTCGATGGGGTTGATATGCTCGAAGATAACGGCATGGGTATGTGGCTCGCCGTTATGGATAACAACGGCGACCTCCAAACGTCGATTTCAAAGCAACCTGACGAAGCGCGAATGGAAAAAGCTATTTTACGCCAAATCGATACCGTCTTTGAAGAGAGCGATGCGGTCGCAATCGACTTAGACTTGTCGGTCAACGTACTAAACGAGACGATTGAACTATGTCGCGTTATGGATTTGCCGCTGTACGGCGTGTGCGGCCACCTTTCTGTCATTGAACGAAACCGTCATTTACTCCAAGGGTTTACGGGGTTCATCTGTAGTCGGGAAGAAGCAGAAATCTTATCTGATATGTCAATCGTCACCGTGGATGATGCCCTGCGTGTCGCTGAAGTACTCGCCATGAAAGGCGCTCCCCTCACCATCGTCACGATGAGCGAACTTGGTGCCGTTTACGTCGATCTCCGCACGAATGAACAAGGTCACGTCCCGACGACGAAAGTGAAAGTCGCCGACTCTACCGGTGCCGGTGATTCATTCTTCTCCGCTGTCATCTCTGAACTCATGAAGCGCCACTCTATCGAAGATGCACTTCGACTAGGGATGCGTATCGCCGGAAAAGTTATCTCGTCACATGAGAATGGATTGACACAAGATATGTACGCATCATTAGAACAACCTACGCAAGAATGA
- a CDS encoding NUDIX domain-containing protein: MVRTKLRSAIILINDQDEVALIRREKEDVLYYVFPGGGVEYGHTTEETAVREAFEELGVHVELEGVAAYVAFNNELNPYYWAKMTGGEFGTGTGEEFQEEQTNGSYTPMWIKRSALPHLPIRPPSLAEKLASQETRFYDLTLSEA, encoded by the coding sequence GTGGTTCGAACGAAATTAAGAAGCGCGATCATTTTAATAAATGATCAAGATGAAGTAGCTTTGATTCGACGTGAAAAGGAAGACGTGCTTTATTACGTCTTCCCTGGTGGCGGAGTCGAATACGGTCATACAACAGAAGAAACTGCCGTTCGCGAAGCATTTGAAGAGCTCGGCGTCCATGTAGAATTAGAAGGCGTGGCTGCCTACGTCGCATTCAATAACGAGTTAAATCCTTACTATTGGGCGAAAATGACAGGTGGCGAATTTGGTACCGGAACAGGTGAAGAGTTTCAAGAAGAACAAACAAACGGATCATATACCCCTATGTGGATCAAACGATCAGCATTACCCCATCTTCCGATTCGTCCCCCATCGCTCGCTGAAAAATTAGCCTCACAAGAGACACGTTTTTACGATTTGACGTTGTCTGAGGCGTAA
- a CDS encoding YihY/virulence factor BrkB family protein: protein MAMTEVKEKKNWFSFGKELFRRFKEHDVQDYGATLAFFWFLSIFPGIIFILALLSFFDISQDTFQNQLNDLAPGSAASDFLTGIFEAIGEPRGGLLSIGAILAIWSASKGVDRLVTTALHAYGEDNERNFFVKKGLALGLTILLGIGMLLLILSNVFGSQIITFITEYFPVNITGAEELMINVFRYVLTTVVLILTLSIFYKISPQQHVFWKSTIPGAIFGVIGWQLVSLGFSLYVSNFGSYDSTYGSLGGIIVTLLWLQLTGMIILIGSEINATWMRFFKTPSEQEYERDFKKNKKKAKQKQQEDDYDDIPTNTYG, encoded by the coding sequence ATGGCGATGACAGAAGTAAAGGAAAAGAAGAATTGGTTCTCGTTTGGAAAAGAATTATTTCGACGCTTTAAAGAACACGATGTACAAGATTACGGGGCAACTCTCGCATTCTTTTGGTTTTTATCCATCTTCCCGGGGATTATCTTTATTTTGGCACTCTTATCATTTTTCGATATCTCACAAGACACGTTCCAAAATCAATTGAATGATTTAGCTCCCGGTTCAGCCGCTTCTGATTTTTTGACCGGGATTTTTGAAGCAATTGGCGAACCGAGAGGCGGTCTGTTATCTATCGGTGCAATTTTAGCGATTTGGTCTGCCTCAAAAGGTGTCGACCGTCTCGTGACGACAGCACTACACGCTTATGGTGAAGACAATGAACGTAACTTTTTTGTCAAAAAAGGCTTAGCGCTCGGATTAACTATCTTACTTGGAATCGGCATGTTGTTGCTCATTCTTTCGAACGTATTCGGGTCACAAATTATCACGTTTATCACCGAATATTTTCCAGTGAACATCACCGGCGCTGAAGAGTTGATGATCAACGTATTCCGATACGTCTTGACAACAGTTGTCTTAATTTTGACGCTTTCAATTTTTTATAAAATATCACCACAGCAGCACGTGTTTTGGAAAAGTACGATTCCTGGGGCCATCTTTGGTGTCATCGGTTGGCAACTCGTGTCATTAGGATTCAGCTTGTACGTCTCAAATTTCGGGAGTTACGATTCAACTTACGGATCGCTCGGCGGAATCATCGTCACCTTGCTATGGTTGCAATTAACTGGAATGATCATCCTTATCGGTTCTGAGATCAACGCGACGTGGATGCGTTTCTTTAAAACGCCAAGCGAACAAGAATACGAACGGGATTTCAAGAAGAACAAAAAGAAAGCAAAACAAAAACAACAAGAAGATGACTACGATGATATCCCCACTAACACGTATGGCTAA